In Xiphophorus maculatus strain JP 163 A chromosome 17, X_maculatus-5.0-male, whole genome shotgun sequence, the genomic stretch aattAAAACTTCTTGCTAACTGTATGttatgctattttattttgtggttttacaggTGCACTTGATGAAGCTCTAGTTTATATCAAGGAGTTGAAGGCTAGACTTCAAAAAGTGGATTTgtctgccacactttttagcCGCTACTGTGCCTCTGATGACCAGATTCGATTCTTCACCAAATTTTCATCTGAGAGTGTGTTCCGGATCTTCTGGGAGTCCTTTGCACCCTCTGCATCACGCCTTGTGTACTGGACCAGAGCACAGAAATGCTTGCTCTCTCTCCACATGCTTCCTCTCCCAGGAGAGGAAGCATGTGCTGAAGCCAGCCCTGCCCGCTGCGTGCCTCTGATTGATGAGTTCCTTATGTACTCATTCAGGGTAGCAGTGGGCATGAAGGAGCAGCTCATTGCTGACATGTTTCAAGTCAGCATAGCTACTGTCAGCCGAGTGACCAGCACTTGGGCCAACTACCTCTTCATTGTGTTCTCTTCCATCAACCTGTGGATTAGTCGTGAGAAGGTAAAAGCCAGTATGCCTCAGAGATTTCTGAAGTTCTCTCCAAATGTCCGTGTCTTCTTGGACTGCACAGAAGTTGCTCTGGAAACGCCATCATCCCTCACCTTACAGTCTGAAACATTCTCTGCCTACAAGAACCGCACCACTCTGAAAGGgctgaaataagaaataacaaaGGTCAGTGGAATCCTTCCTCTGCTTGAGCTGGGAGATGAAGTCATTTCAGATAATGGCAAGACCTCCTTCATGAAGTTGGAGCCAAACTCATCATTCCTCCATTTAGGCATACTGGCCAGTTCAGcaagaaagagacagaggagacCCAGACCATTGCTCGACTGCGGATCATTGTAGAGCGAGCAATTGCTAGAGTAAAGTGCTACCACATCTGGGATTTGCCGGTGCCTCTCACTTTAATAGGAACTGTCAATCAAATCTAGCACAACTGTTGTGTTTTGGCAAATTATCAAGGCCCATTTTGTGTTGCAgactaaattatttctgtatgtTAATTGTTGTAGTGCTatgtaaaaagttatttaaatgtctagactttaaaaaaaaattcaattaaaacacaCTTGAGCAGCACACTATActattcattttgtattttcttgtttgaGTTGAATTGcaaggaaaacaaatcaagtACAATTTACAatatctaataaaaacaaaaaacccttaACTATTTCATATCTTATAATTGTAC encodes the following:
- the LOC106699577 gene encoding uncharacterized protein LOC106699577 codes for the protein MWGSTTSGGYSVSIKRLGKWLSLGAVVLFSPWLFMWDKKTAVSYHAFPTDPDQRRQWIHAIRRDEGPDFCIKTGSTFVCSRHFTLEDFVSGSTTSRLRSGAVPSLFAWNNFTAPTTKESAFERAKKRQFFLSQKASQAEDATADHDYGAHPPAGALDEALVYIKELKARLQKVDLSATLFSRYCASDDQIRFFTKFSSESVFRIFWESFAPSASRLVYWTRAQKCLLSLHMLPLPGEEACAEASPARCVPLIDEFLMYSFRVAVGMKEQLIADMFQVSIATVSRVTSTWANYLFIVFSSINLWISREKVKASMPQRFLKFSPNVRVFLDCTEVALETPSSLTLQSETFSAYKNRTTLKGLK